A section of the Engraulis encrasicolus isolate BLACKSEA-1 chromosome 8, IST_EnEncr_1.0, whole genome shotgun sequence genome encodes:
- the LOC134453890 gene encoding olfactory receptor 52K2-like — MNVSLMSDAVTLTVYTSIGSIGYVFLTVVFLIYLATLLASATVMLLIFLDTSLHKPMYMFLFCLISNGLIGSTAVWPKTMNVLLTNNPLISLDGCLAQVFLVLTYGVCNYSILAVMAYDRFVCIFRPLQYHTIMTPLKVKQLMFVANCIPAAFVFGQTFIASQLPLCRFKMHKIFCDNLAVVSLSCNGSAWGNVYGMIITVLLVVLPVFLILFSYVKIIVLTLKASTSARKKVFETCSPHIITFVNFSLVTLFSAYYNRFNSFLPKEANIVVSVNYILFPPLLHPIIYGMKTQEIRQSFSKVIKRILLQ, encoded by the coding sequence ATGAATGTGTCTTTGATGAGTGATGCTGTAACCTTGACTGTTTATACAAGCATTGGTTCAATTGGCTATGTTTTCCTCACAGTTGTTTTCTTGATATACCTTGCCACTTTATTAGCAAGTGCTACTGttatgctgttgatatttttagaCACCTCTCTCCACAAGCCAATGTACATGTTTTTATTCTGTTTAATTTCCAATGGGTTGATTGGAAGCACAGCTGTTTGGCCAAAAACTATGAATGTTCTGTTAACAAATAACCCTCTTATTTCTTTGGATGGATGTCTTGCCCAGGTTTTTCTTGTATTGACCTATGGAGTTTGCAACTATTCTATTCTGGCAGTGATGGCTTATGACAGATTTGTGTGCATATTTAGACCTTTACAATACCACACAATCATGACCCCTCTGAAAGTAAAGCAGCTGATGTTTGTTGCAAACTGTATCCCAGCAGCTTTTGTTTTTGGTCAGACATTCATAGCATCACAGCTACCTCTATGCAGGTTTAAAATGCACAAGATATTTTGTGACAATTTGGCGGTTGTCAGCTTGTCCTGCAATGGCAGTGCCTGGGGCAATGTGTATGGCATGATCATTACAGTCTTATTAGTGGTCCTACCTGTGtttctcattttattctcataTGTCAAGATAATAGTATTGACCTTAAAAGCTTCAACAAGTGCAAGAAAGAAAGTGTTTGAAACTTGCTCGCCACACATTATTACTTTTGTGAATTTCTCTCTGGTGACTTTGTTTTCTGCCTATTACAACCGCTTCAACTCTTTCTTACCCAAAGAGGCAAACATAGTAGTATCAGTGAATTACATCCTTTTCCCTCCCCTGTTACATCCAATAATATATGGAATGAAAACACAGGAAATTAGACAAAGTTTCTCaaaagtcataaaaagaatacTATTGCAATGA